A genomic window from Labrus bergylta chromosome 7, fLabBer1.1, whole genome shotgun sequence includes:
- the rag1 gene encoding V(D)J recombination-activating protein 1, producing the protein MAEESLETDDPRSSMPAELHHLHSKYAQWKFKLFRVRSMEKAPLPSETQPEKGALLGISPTAAPNIEIDDGASPGSVMKLCLGGKSKENVEGPGRRIDMKLQEMETHMNYLRCLCRLCGMALRKVKGPVNDVHSDLDAAGKGALRRMGCKFTSWSDVILKVFKVDVTEDTESTHPSSFCHRCWMVAMRGGGVCSFSRTRVPEWKPHSSHCHLCFPRKPSLQRTGRKRQKAIRRAQSLAKRIKKDHGNSIVIGERRTLRPFGNSHQGPVLRGWRKPSLQREQWVKNITKCQKEHLSTKMISENLPADFLHSFSCMVCDHLLSDPVQSPCGHLFCRACIMKYYYVLGPHCPACNLPCAPEDFITPAKAFLSALLSLPLLCSSSGCGKQVSLDSFKAHCLSHELDEQDANQQSSELDNYLLANKGGRPRQHLLMLTRRAQKHRLRELKNQVKVFADKEEGGDLKSVCQTLFLLALRSGNEHRQADELEATLQGRGFGLQPAVCLAIRVNTFLSCSQYHKMYRTVKATSGRQIFQPLHSLRAAEKELLPGFHQFEWQPALKNVSTSCNVGIINGLSGSASSVDDSPADTITRRFRYDVALVSALKDLEEDIMEGLRASGLEDSACMLGFSVMIKESCDGMGDVSEKHGGGPAVAEKAVRFSFTVMSVSVLAEDKGKEVTIFTEPKPNSELSCKPLCLTFVDESDHETLTSVLSPVVAEREAMKESRLILSMGGLPCSFSLHFRGTGYDEKMVREMEGLEASGSTYICTLCDSSRAEASQNMVLHSVTRSHGESLERYEIWRTNPFSESVDELRDRVKGVSAKPFMETHPTLDALHCDIGNAIEFYKIFQDEIGEVFQKVNPTREERRSWRAALDKQLRKKMKLKPVMRMNGNYARRLMTLEAVEVVCELVPTEERREALRELMKLYIQMKPVWRATCPAEECPDQLCQYSFNSQRFADLLSSTFKYRYNGKITNYLHKTLAHVPEIIERDGSIGAWASEGNESANKLFRRFRKMNARQSKAFELEDVLKHHWLYTSKYLQKFMEAHKDSAKAFQATIDPVESQDNEYLSLEMNEF; encoded by the exons ATGGCGGAGGAAAGCCTGGAGACAGATGATCCCAGGTCCTCCATGCCGGCTGAGCTCCACCATCTCCACTCTAAGTACGCTCAGTGGAAGTTCAAACTGTTTCGAGTGAGGTCCATGGAGAAGGCCCCTCTGCCCAGTGAGACCCAACCTGAGAAAGGAGCCTTGTTAGGGATCTCACCTACTGCAGCTCCAAATATAGAGATAGATGATGGTGCAAGTCCAGGCAGTGTCATGAAATTGTGCCTAGGGGGAAAAAGCAAGGAGAATGTGGAGGGCCCAGGCCGAAGGATAGATATGAAGCTACAAGAAATGGAGACCCATATGAACTACCTCAG GTGCTTGTGTCGTCTCTGTGGAATGGCCTTGAGAAAAGTCAAAGGCCCGGTGAATGATGTTCATAGTGATCTGGATGCGGCAGGCAAAGGTGCTCTGCGTAGAATGGGCTGCAAGTTTACCAGCTGGTCAGATGTCATCCTCAAAGTCTTCAAAGTGGATGTGACCGAGGACACAGAATCTACCCACCCTTCATCTTTCTGCCATCGCTGCTGGATGGTTGCCATGCGTGGAGGGGGTGTCTGCAGCTTCTCCAGAACAAGAGTCCCCGAGTGGAAACCTCACTCTTCCCACTGCCACCTCTGCTTTCCCAGGAAACCTTCACTTCAGCGGACTGGTaggaagaggcagaaagccATTCGCAGAGCCCAGAGCCTTGCAAAAAGGATAAAGAAGGATCATGGCAACAGCATTGTCAttggagagaggaggactctgagACCATTTGGAAACAGTCATCAGGGCCCTGTGCTTAGGGGGTGGAGGAAACCCAGCTTACAGAGGGAGCAATGGGTGAAGAACATCACCAAATGCCAGAAAGAGCACCTCAGTACTAAGATGATTTCTGAGAATCTCCCTGCAGACTTCCTTCATTCTTTCAGCTGTATGGTGTGTGACCACCTGCTCTCTGATCCTGTCCAGTCCCCATGTGGGCACCTCTTCTGCAGGGCCTGTATCATGAAGTATTACTACGTCCTGGGACCACATTGCCCGGCCTGCAACTTGCCCTGTGCCCCTGAAGATTTTATAACGCCTGCCAAAGCATTCTTATCAGCCCTACTTTCTCTGCCTCTGCTCTGCTCGAGCAGTGGCTGCGGCAAGCAAGTAAGCCTGGACTCATTCAAAGCTCATTGTCTGAGTCATGAACTGGATGAGCAGGATGCAAACCAGCAATCATCAGAACTTGACAACTACCTGCTGGCCAACAAAGGGGGGCGACCCCGTCAGCACTTGCTAATGCTAACCCGCCGTGCCCAGAAGCACAGGCTGAGAGAGCTAAAGAACCAGGTGAAGGTGTTTGCGGACAAAGAGGAAGGCGGTGACCTGAAGTCTGTGTGTCAGACTCTGTTCCTGCTCGCGCTGAGATCTGGGAATGAACACCGACAGGCAGATGAGCTTGAAGCCACGCTGCAAG gcaGAGGCTTTGGGTTGcaacctgctgtgtgtttagCCATCCGGGTCAACACTTTCCTGAGCTGCAGCCAGTATCATAAGATGTACAGGACTGTCAAAGCCACCAGTGGCCGCCAGATCTTTCAGCCCCTGCACAGCCTGCGAGCTGCAGAAAAGGAGCTTCTCCCTGGATTTCACCAGTTTGAATGGCAGCCAGCGCTCAAGAATGTGTCTACATCTTGCAATGTCGGCATTATTAATGGGCTTTCTGGATCGGCCTCCTCTGTGGATGACTCCCCAGCTGACACTATCACACGCCGGTTTCGCTATGATGTGGCATTGGTGTCAGCCTTAAAGGATCTGGAGGAGGACATCATGGAGGGCCTGAGAGCAAGTGGGCTGGAAGACAGTGCTTGCATGTTGGGCTTCAGTGTCATGATCAAGGAATCCTGTGACGGCATGGGCGATGTCAGCGAGAAGCACGGCGGAGGACCAGCTGTTGCTGAGAAGGCTGTACGTTTCTCTTTCACTGTTATGTCAGTCTCTGTCCTGGCAGAGGACAAGGGGAAAGAGGTTACCATTTTCACTGAGCCAAAGCCAAACTCAGAACTGTCCTGTAAACCCCTTTGCTTGACATTTGTGGATGAATCAGACCACGAGACACTCACGTCAGTCTTGAGCCCTGTTGTTGCAGAGCGTGAGGCGATGAAAGAAAGTAGGCTCATCCTATCCATGGGTGGACTGCCTTGCTCCTTCAGCTTACACTTCAGAGGCACAGGATATGATGAGAAGATGGTGCGTGAGATGGAGGGCCTCGAGGCTTCAGGGTCCACCTACATCTGTACTCTTTGTGACTCAAGTCGAGCAGAGGCCTCTCAAAACATGGTGCTCCACTCTGTCACACGCAGTCACGGGGAGAGCCTCGAACGTTATGAAATATGGAGAACCAACCCTTTTTCTGAGTCAGTAGATGAGCTTCGAGACAGGGTCAAAGGCGTCTCCGCCAAGCCCTTCATGGAGACTCATCCAACCCTTGACGCTTTACACTGTGACATTGGTAATGCCATTGAGTTCTACAAAATCTTCCAGGACGAGATCGGGGAGGTGTTCCAAAAGGTCAACCCTACCCGGGAGGAAAGGCGCAGCTGGAGGGCAGCCCTAGACAAACagctgaggaagaagatgaagCTCAAACCAGTAATGAGGATGAATGGGAACTATGCCCGCAGGCTAATGACCCTGGAGGCTGTAGAGGTGGTGTGTGAGTTGGTGCCCACGGAGGAGAGAAGGGAGGCCCTGAGGGAGCTCATGAAGCTCTACATCCAGATGAAGCCTGTTTGGCGCGCCACCTGCCCAGCAGAAGAGTGCCCTGACCAGCTGTGTCAGTACAGCTTCAACTCCCAGCGCTTTGCagacctcctctcctccaccttcaaaTACAGGTACAATGGAAAGATAACCAATTACCTGCACAAAACCCTGGCCCATGTACCTGAAATCATAGAGAGAGATGGATCCATAGGGGCCTGGGCAAGCGAGGGGAATGAGTCAGCAAACAAACTGTTCCGGCGTTTCAGAAAGATGAACGCACGTCAGTCGAAGGCCTTTGaactggaggatgtgctgaaacATCACTGGCTCTACACCTCCAAGTACCTGCAGAAGTTTATGGAAGCTCACAAAGACTCTGCCAAAGCTTTCCAAGCTACCATTGACCCTGTAGAGAGCCAGGATAATGAGTACTTGTCTCTGGAAATGAATGAGTTTTGA
- the rag2 gene encoding V(D)J recombination-activating protein 2 — translation MTLQPVTPVNCASLLQPGCSMLQLDGEVLLFGQKGWPKRSCPTGVFGIRLKSSELKLRAISFSNDSCYLPPLRCPAVCRLDPYDGLPESYLIHGGRTPNNEISSSLYLLTMDSRGCNRKLTLRCKEKELVGEVPGARYGHTISIVQSHGKTACVLFGGRSYMPAGERTTESWNSVVDCPPQVFLFDLEFGCSSAHTLPELSDGQSFHLAFSREDCVYFLGGHSITSDSRPPRLFCLRVELLQGSPLLSCEILHTGISISSAIITRTGPAHRYIVLGGYKSDSQKRMECSSVILDEKGIQLEPFEPPQWTQDIVHSRTWFGGSAGEGSFLLAVPTEGRPSQSDMHYFYHVSFQTEEDGKEEEGTQGCSQESTDYDNSTPLEDSEELYFGREPHELEESSDGEEDAYKEDDEEDESQTGYWIKCSLGCQVDPNKWEPFYSTELHRPAMIFCSRGEGGHWVHAQCMELSEILLLRLSQGNKRYFCLDHGGLPYQEMTPPRQVTPLKRTPLKVKDRKTPPTIKMSPAKKSFFRRLFD, via the coding sequence ATGACCCTGCAACCAGTAACTCCAGTGAACTGTGCCAGCCTCCTGCAGCCTGGCTGCTCTATGCTGCAGCTGGACGGGGAAGTTCTCCTGTTTGGCCAGAAAGGTTGGCCCAAGCGCTCCTGTCCAACAGGTGTCTTTGGGATTCGGCTTAAAAGCAGCGAGCTGAAGTTGAGGGCCATCTCCTTCTCCAACGACTCATGCTACCTTCCACCATTGCGGTGTCCAGCAGTGTGCCGCCTTGACCCCTATGATGGGCTTCCAGAGAGTTACCTCATCCACGGTGGCCGCACACCAAATAACGAGATCTCCTCCAGCCTGTACCTGCTCACCATGGATAGCAGAGGTTGCAATCGTAAGCTCACCCTTCGCTGCAAAGAGAAGGAACTAGTGGGAGAAGTGCCGGGCGCCAGATATGGCCACACGATTAGCATAGTTCAGAGCCACGGGAAAACAGCATGTGTGCTATTTGGAGGTCGATCCTACATGCCAGCCGGAGAGCGGACCACCGAGAGCTGGAACAGCGTCGTGGACTGTCCTCCTCAGGTGTTCCTATTCGACTTAGAGTTCGGTTGCTCCTCAGCTCACACTCTACCGGAGCTCAGTGATGGACAGTCTTTCCATTTGGCCTTTTCAAGAGAAGACTGTGTGTACTTCCTGGGAGGTCACTCCATCACGTCTGACTCCCGCCCCCCTCGACTCTTCTGCCTGCGCGTCGAGCTTCTGCAGGGAAGTCCCTTGCTTTCCTGTGAGATTCTACACACTGGTATATCCATCTCTAGTGCCATAATCACCCGCACAGGTCCAGCCCACAGATATATTGTCTTGGGTGGGTATAAGTCAGACTCTCAGAAAAGAATGGAGTGCAGTTCTGTGATTCTGGATGAGAAGGGTATTCAATTAGAGCCATTTGAGCCACCTCAGTGGACCCAAGATATTGTCCATAGTCGCACTTGGTTTGGAGGCAGTGCGGGGGAGGGAAGCTTCCTTTTAGCTGTACCTACAGAGGGAAGGCCATCTCAGTCAGATATGCATTATTTCTATCATGTGAGCTTTCAGACAGAGGAAGACggcaaagaggaagaaggaacGCAGGGCTGCAGCCAAGAGTCAACTGATTACGACAACTCCACTCCTCTTGAAGACTCAGAGGAACTCTACTTTGGCCGTGAGCCACATGAGCTGGAGGAGAGTAGCGATGGAGAAGAAGATGCCTACAaagaggatgatgaggaggatgaatCACAGACAGGCTACTGGATCAAATGCAGTCTTGGCTGTCAGGTAGATCCCAACAAGTGGGAGCCGTTCTACTCCACAGAGCTACACCGACCGGCCATGATCTTCTGCtccagaggggagggggggcactGGGTCCACGCTCAATGTATGGAGCTGTCTGAGATACTGCTGCTCAGGCTCTCACAGGGCAACAAGCGGTACTTCTGTCTGGACCACGGAGGCCTGCCTTACCAGGAAATGACCCCGCCGCGACAGGTGACGCCTCTGAAGCGGACCCCCCTGAAGGTTAAGGACAGGAAGACTCCCCCAACAATCAAAATGTCCCCTGcaaagaaaagctttttccGGCGGCTCTTTGACTGA